The Planctomycetota bacterium genomic sequence AGGTCGGGGTCGAACTCCTGGACGGTGCCGAGGCCGTGACAGTCGGGGCAGGCACCGTGGGGCGAGTTGAAGCTGAACAGCCGCGGCTCAAGCTCGCTGAGCGACACGTGCGGGTGGACCGGGCACGCGAAGTGCTCGCTGTAGAGATGATCATTCCAGTCGTTGCCGTCGGCGACGGTGACGATCACCGTTCCGCCCGTCAGCTTGAGCGCCGCCTCGATCGACTCCGCGACACGGCCGCGGATCTCAGGCTTGAGCACGATCCGGTCGACCACCGCCTCGACGTTGTGCTTGAACGTCTTCTTCAGCTTTGGCGGACTGTCGGGTTTGACGTCCATCACCTCGCCGTCGACGCGCGCGCGGACGAAGCCCTGTTTGACGATGGCTCCGAACGTCTCCTTGTGCTCGCCCTTCTGGTCGCGGACGAGCGGCGCGAGGATCATCAGCTTCGACTTCTCCGGAAGCGTCATCACCGTGTCGACGATCTGCGAAGCAGTCTGGCCGACGATCGGCCGGCCGCACTCCCAGCAGTGCGGCGTGCCAGCGCGGGCAAAAAGCAGCCG encodes the following:
- a CDS encoding excinuclease ABC subunit A; this translates as MDSPAAPADASRSIKITGAREHNLKDISLSIPRDKLTVVTGLSGSGKSTLAFDTVYAEGQRKYMESLSAYARQFLDQLQKPDLDDIEGLPPTIAIEQRGSSSNPRSTVATTTEIYDYLRLLFARAGTPHCWECGRPIVGQTASQIVDTVMTLPEKSKLMILAPLVRDQKGEHKETFGAIVKQGFVRARVDGEVMDVKPDSPPKLKKTFKHNVEAVVDRIVLKPEIRGRVAESIEAALKLTGGTVIVTVADGNDWNDHLYSEHFACPVHPHVSLSELEPRLFSFNSPHGACPDCHGLGTVQEFDPDL